The following nucleotide sequence is from Streptomyces sp. NBC_00237.
CGATGAAGCCGCCCCGGGCCGCGTCGCGCGGGTCCTTGCTCTCCTCGTTCACGCTGAACGCCGCGTCCCAGCCCCAGAAGATGAAGACGGCGAGCACGAGGCCCTGCGCGAGCGCCTGCCCGGAGGAGATCTCGAAGGGGTTCAGCCAGGAGAAGGAGAAGGGCTGGTCGCCGACCAGGATCGCCCACCCGCAGAAGACGATCAGTACCGCGTACTCGAAGACCAGCAGGCCGAGTTGGAGGCGCGTGGCGCCCCGTACGCCCGTGATGGCGGTGATGGTGACCACGACCAGGGCGATCAGCCCCACCACCGTGCTGATGCCGGTGGCGGACGGGTCGAGCGCGATGCCGAAGGCGGAGTCGATCCCCAGCTTGTTGAGGAACTGGAGGATGACCGAGCCGGTCACCGCCCCGGTGTACGCCATGAAGATCATGGTGCCGACGAGGACGACCCACCCCGTCAGGAACCCGGACCAGGGCCCGATGGTCCGTCCCACCCAGGTGTAGCCGGAGCCGCAGTTGGGCTCGGTGCGGTTGAGGCGGGCGTAGGCGAGGGCGATGCCGACGATCGGCAGGAAGGCGAGGAGCAGGAGGATCGGCGTCTGACGGCCCGCGTACGCGGCCAGCGACCCCATCCCGATGCCGATGCTGGTGGTGGCGGCGGTGCTGGAGGCGGCGATGGCCATGCCGTCCTTGACGCCGAGGGAGCGGCGCAGCGCGGGGGCCGACGGCTGCGTGGATGGTGGCTGCTGCGTGTTCGGGGGCACGGCGCACACTCCTGCGGGTACGGGGCGTATGGGTGGTGTGCGCCGATGAAACAGCCGCCGTCAGAGTTATGTCAATGGTGTTGTCGTAACGCGATGGTTAACTGGCGCGCGCAGGATGTACGGCGAGAAGGTGTACGGCGAGAAGGTGTACGGCGAGGGAGGGGTGGCCCCGGTGGTGGCGACGAGCGACGGCGACGGCACAACGCGCATCCCCGCCGAGCGCAAGCGGCGCAGGCCGACGCGGTCCGGGGCGGTGCTGTCCGCGGAGTCGATCGTCGAGAAGGCGCTCGCGCTGGTCGAGGAGCATGGGGCCGAAGCGCTCACCATGCGCAGACTGGGCCGGGCGCTGGGCGCCGACCCGAGCGCGGTCTACCGGTACTTCCGCTCGATGGAGGACCTGCACCTGGCGCTCGGCGACCGCCTGATCGGCGAGACGATGTCGGGCCTGAGCACCGACCCGGACCCCGCCAACTGGCGTGCCTCACTGCGGGAGTTCGGCATACGGGCGTACCACTCGGCCCAGCGCCACCCGCGCGCGGCCCTGCTGTCCGGCTTCCGCGTCACCCGCCTCCCCAACGAGCAGCGCGCCATCGACACGGGCGTCGGCCTGCTGCTCGCGGCGGGCTTCGACGAGGAGAGGGCGGTGCGGTACTACCACGCGTTCGTGGACACGGTGCTGGGCCATGCGGCCCTGGACGCGGCCTCCCAGGGCCTGCGGCCGGAACAGCAGGAGGCGGACGCGGGGGCGTGGAAGTCGGCGTACGCGGAGGTCTCGCGGGAGGAGTACCCGCATCTCCACGCGGTACGGGAGTACCTGCCGGTGATGGCGGGCTCGGCGTTCGAGGGCGCCCTGGACCTCATGCTCGCGGCGATCGAGAGCGCGGCCGGGGAGCGGTAGAGGGCACGCGGAGGGCACCCGCAGCCAAGCCCTGTGCGGCCCACCCCTCCACCACGGCCGGTCAGAATGGCCGTATGAGACTCTTCGCCGCCGTCCTCCCGCCGCCCGAAGCCCTCGCCCAACTCGGCGCGGCCGTCGACCGGTTGGCAGAGCTGCCGGGGGGCGGGGCCCTCCACTGGACCGGCCGTCCCGGCTGGCACCTCACCCTCGCCTTCCTCGGCGAGGTCGAGGAGGACCTGATCCCCCCGCTGGGCCGCGCCCTCGCGTACGCCGCCCAGGACTCCGCGCCCTTCTCCCTCGCCCTCCGGGGCGGCGGCCACTTCTCGGGCCGCGCCCTGTGGGCCGGAGCCGCCGGGGAGACGGCGAAGCTGCACCGCCTGGCCCGGGCCGCCGGGGACGCCGCCCGGGAGGCCGGGGTCGAGCCCGACACCGGTCTGCCGTTCCGCCCGCACCTGACCCTCGCCCGTACCCGGAGCCGACGCGAGGAGGCGAGGGCGGGAGATCCGGACCTCGGCCCGTACCTCGCCGCCCTCGCCCCCTTCACCGGCACGCCCTGGACGGTGTCCGAGCTCACCCTCGTACGCAGCAACCCGCACACGAGCCCGCGCTACGAGACCGTCGACGCGTGGCCCCTGGGGCGGTGAGCGTCCCCACCCGCCCCGCCGGTTACGCTCGATACGTGAATCCCAAAATCCGCAACCAGATCATGGCCGGTGTCCTGGTCCTCCTGTTCGTCGTCATCGCGGCGGCGTCCGTCGTCGGGAACTAGGGCCTGTCCGCCGGACAGGCCCGAGACAGCTCTCACCAGGCGAACGCCTCCGGCGAGGCCCCCGGCCCCGGGAAGATCTCGTCCAGGGACCCCAGCACCTCCCCCGAAAGCTCCAGCTCGACCGCCCGCAGCGCGGACGCGAGCTGGTCGGCGGTGCGCGGGCCGACGATCGGTCCGGTGACGCCGGGCCGCGTCAGCAGCCAGGCCAGCGCCGCCTCGCCGGGCTCGATGCCGTGCTTGCCGAGCAGGTCCTCGTACGCCTGGACGCGCGCCCGCACCTCCGGCTTCGCCAGCTCCTCCGCGGCCCGCCCCGAAGCGGTGCGCGAGCCTCCGCCTTCGCGCTCCTTGCGCAGCGCGCCGCCGAGCAGCCCGCCGTGCAGCGGGGACCAAGGGATGACCCCGAGCCCGTACTGCCGGGCCGCCGGGACGACCTCCATCTCGGCACGCCGTTCGGCGAGGTTGTACAGGCACTGCTCACTCACCAGACCGTACGACCCGAGCCGCCGCGCGGTCTCGTTCGCCTGCGCGATGTGCCAGCCCGCGAAGTTCGACGACCCGGCGTACAGGATCTTCCCCTGCCGCACGAGCACGTCCACGGCCTGCCAGATCTCCTCGAAGGGGGTCGACCGGTCGATGTGGTGGAACTGGTAGACGTCGATGTAGTCCGTCCCCAGCCGCCGCAGG
It contains:
- the thpR gene encoding RNA 2',3'-cyclic phosphodiesterase codes for the protein MRLFAAVLPPPEALAQLGAAVDRLAELPGGGALHWTGRPGWHLTLAFLGEVEEDLIPPLGRALAYAAQDSAPFSLALRGGGHFSGRALWAGAAGETAKLHRLARAAGDAAREAGVEPDTGLPFRPHLTLARTRSRREEARAGDPDLGPYLAALAPFTGTPWTVSELTLVRSNPHTSPRYETVDAWPLGR
- a CDS encoding aldo/keto reductase, with protein sequence MKYTQLGRTGLKVSRLVLGTMNFGPQTDEADSHTIMDAALGAGVNFFDTANAYGWGNNKGRTEEIIGSWFAQGGGRRDKVVLGTKVYANMAGDGEAPWPNHDKLSAVNIRRSVEASLRRLGTDYIDVYQFHHIDRSTPFEEIWQAVDVLVRQGKILYAGSSNFAGWHIAQANETARRLGSYGLVSEQCLYNLAERRAEMEVVPAARQYGLGVIPWSPLHGGLLGGALRKEREGGGSRTASGRAAEELAKPEVRARVQAYEDLLGKHGIEPGEAALAWLLTRPGVTGPIVGPRTADQLASALRAVELELSGEVLGSLDEIFPGPGASPEAFAW
- a CDS encoding TetR/AcrR family transcriptional regulator, producing MYGEKVYGEKVYGEGGVAPVVATSDGDGTTRIPAERKRRRPTRSGAVLSAESIVEKALALVEEHGAEALTMRRLGRALGADPSAVYRYFRSMEDLHLALGDRLIGETMSGLSTDPDPANWRASLREFGIRAYHSAQRHPRAALLSGFRVTRLPNEQRAIDTGVGLLLAAGFDEERAVRYYHAFVDTVLGHAALDAASQGLRPEQQEADAGAWKSAYAEVSREEYPHLHAVREYLPVMAGSAFEGALDLMLAAIESAAGER